Part of the Fodinicola acaciae genome is shown below.
GCCGGCTGACCGGAAAGGCCGTACCGCCTTGCTTGTGAATGCTTTCACGAAGCCAGGCGATGTCAAGGGCCTTGACGCACCCAATTCGGCTCGTGACCGAATTCACCGGTGCTTCCCCAGTAGTCATACCAGGGACCCTGCCCATTACGCCATACTTCGTCATGCATTGGTAGCAGTGCGTTATCGGACTTTCGGTCAACGCATAGGTCGTACGTTTGCACACCGACTGTCGTTCTGCAGATCGCCAGAAAGTGCGCGAGGGTTACACCACGACGTTGAGCGCGTGCGGATGAGCCTCGAACGCGACCTCGTCGGACTCGCCAAGGTAGTCGCCATCCAGCTGAAACGCCAGAGGCCGGCGTGAGATAATCCTGAAACTCTCCTGATCGCGCAGCCGGTAGGTGCTGCGGCCGGTGGGCTTGCGGTGCATGAGCAGCAGTTGCGCGGCGGCGACCGCGGTACGGCCGGGATGCAGGCCACGCATAGCGAAGATGTCCAGGCCGGTGTCGAAGGACGCGGTGTCGGTGAAGCTGACGGGATACGGGCCGAAGTAGGTCCACGGCACGGTGTTCTGCACGACGACCATGGACAACCCCTCGACCACCGCGCCGCCGGGCCGGACCAGGCTGATCATCGGCTCTGAGCGGTCGGTGGCGGTCAGATACTGCGAGAAGGTCGACCGCACATAGAGCGCGACGCTCGCCGTCTCACCGCGTACGCGGGCCCGCTCGACCCGCCGGATGATCTCCGCGTCCAGGCCGAGGCCGGCGCAGAAGGTGAACCACCGGTCGTTGGCTTTGCCGAGGCCGATCGACCTGCTCC
Proteins encoded:
- a CDS encoding diacylglycerol/lipid kinase family protein; its protein translation is MRALLVANPGATTTTSGTRDVLIRALRSEVDLEVATTSRRGHGAELAKQARLDGVEVVIALGGDGTVNELVNGLLADGVSDKVPALAVVPGGSGNVFARALGLPNDPVEATSIVLEALRERRSRSIGLGKANDRWFTFCAGLGLDAEIIRRVERARVRGETASVALYVRSTFSQYLTATDRSEPMISLVRPGGAVVEGLSMVVVQNTVPWTYFGPYPVSFTDTASFDTGLDIFAMRGLHPGRTAVAAAQLLLMHRKPTGRSTYRLRDQESFRIISRRPLAFQLDGDYLGESDEVAFEAHPHALNVVV